One region of Intestinimonas massiliensis (ex Afouda et al. 2020) genomic DNA includes:
- a CDS encoding MATE family efflux transporter, whose translation MQGEEGVPTAERQNDFSRGSIPRNILMLAGPMTAAQLINILYNIVDRMYLGRLPGHLALTGLGLCLPIISILMGFANLCGMGGAPLCSICRGRGEEEEAERVMGNSFTLLLLVGTVLTVVILLFKKPILYLFGASPDTFPYADAYLTIYALGTLFVMVGLGMNPFINAQGFGEMGMCTVALGAVVNIVLDPIFIFALNLGVGGAALATVLSQCCSAVWVLRFLTGRRALLRLKASCLRLKASRVRRILGLGMSGFAMAMTNSLVQILCNASLQLYGGDLYVGIMTIINSVREVISMPVQGITNGCQPVLGYNYGAEEYDRVRQGIRFTAVVTMLYSLSVWAMTLAIPGSLIRIFNDETDLIAAGIPAFRIYFAAFFCMSFQFIGQSTFVGLGKSRFAVFFSLLRKAFIVAPLTLLLPVLGMGVDGVFWAEPISNVVGGLACLLTMYCTVYRPLGRLEASKP comes from the coding sequence ATGCAAGGCGAGGAGGGGGTTCCAACGGCGGAACGGCAGAATGATTTTTCCAGGGGGAGCATCCCCCGCAACATCCTCATGCTGGCGGGGCCCATGACGGCGGCCCAGCTCATCAATATCCTCTACAACATCGTGGACCGGATGTATCTGGGGCGGCTGCCGGGCCACCTGGCGCTCACGGGCCTGGGGCTGTGCCTGCCCATCATCTCCATCCTCATGGGCTTTGCCAACCTGTGCGGTATGGGGGGCGCTCCCCTGTGCTCCATCTGCCGGGGCAGGGGGGAGGAGGAAGAGGCCGAGCGGGTCATGGGAAATTCCTTTACCCTCCTGCTTCTGGTAGGGACGGTGCTGACTGTGGTCATCCTGCTGTTCAAAAAGCCCATCCTCTACCTGTTTGGGGCCAGCCCCGATACCTTTCCCTATGCCGACGCCTACCTGACCATCTACGCCCTGGGCACTCTTTTTGTCATGGTGGGTCTGGGCATGAATCCGTTTATCAACGCCCAGGGCTTCGGCGAGATGGGGATGTGCACGGTGGCGCTGGGGGCGGTGGTAAACATTGTGCTGGACCCCATCTTCATTTTTGCGCTGAATCTGGGCGTCGGGGGCGCCGCTCTGGCCACCGTCCTCTCCCAGTGCTGCTCCGCCGTGTGGGTGCTGCGGTTCCTCACCGGGCGGAGGGCCCTGCTCCGCCTGAAGGCGTCCTGCCTGCGGCTAAAAGCCTCCCGGGTCAGACGGATTCTGGGCCTGGGCATGTCCGGCTTCGCCATGGCCATGACCAACAGTCTGGTGCAGATCCTGTGCAACGCCTCCCTGCAGCTTTACGGCGGGGACCTTTATGTGGGGATCATGACCATCATCAACTCGGTGCGGGAGGTCATCTCCATGCCCGTACAGGGTATCACCAACGGCTGTCAGCCGGTGCTGGGCTATAATTACGGGGCGGAGGAGTATGACCGGGTGCGGCAGGGCATCCGTTTCACGGCGGTGGTGACCATGCTCTACTCTCTGTCAGTCTGGGCCATGACGCTGGCCATCCCCGGCAGCCTGATCCGTATTTTCAACGATGAGACCGACCTGATCGCCGCCGGCATTCCGGCCTTCCGCATCTATTTTGCCGCCTTCTTCTGCATGTCCTTCCAGTTCATCGGCCAGTCTACCTTCGTGGGGCTGGGGAAGTCCAGGTTTGCGGTGTTCTTCTCCCTGCTGCGCAAGGCATTCATCGTGGCGCCCCTGACTCTTCTGCTGCCCGTGCTGGGTATGGGGGTGGACGGAGTGTTCTGGGCCGAGCCTATTTCCAATGTGGTGGGCGGGCTGGCCTGTCTGCTCACTATGTACTGCACCGTCTACCGGCCCCTGGGCAGGCTGGAGGCGTCGAAACCATAA
- the polA gene encoding DNA polymerase I yields the protein MKLMVIDGNSIINRAFYGIRMLSTRDGTPTNAVYGFLTILQKLVDEERPDALCVTFDRRGPTFRHLAYEGYKAQRKGMPDELAAQVPILKEVLDAMNIPRYELEGWEADDLIGTISVRDAAAGWDTVIVTGDKDSLQLITGRTRVKLVTTRMGQTTTKEMTPAAFQEAYGFEPIHMIDLKALMGDASDNIPGVKGIGEKTAMDLIQRYHSVEALYAGLEQVEAKPAVLKKLAEGREQARMSYDLAAIRCDAPLDFAPEDAARKPVNRLALYELFLKLEFSKLIDKMGLSAGPAGGVEEQLQGVGSCESEQVTDRARMEELLALWRQRDHVAVLATPTLDAVCVEWGGEGAGKAALFFADKLEGYNDFLRGVFSPEIKKVVHDAKTLMERLLAEGLSPEGVVFDTALAAYLLAPTDGSYELEKLSVTYFNFEVPKARDYLAPDAFGPLADPAIPLAALMSHTALIELLYQTLAPRLEELGMRRLYDAVELPLCPVLAEMERAGMLVDRKALAAFGEMLDGRIDADVKEIYQQAGEEFNINSTQQLGHILFDKLGLSPVKKTKTGYSTNAEVLERLKGQHPILDVILDYRQLAKLKSTYVDGLTKVIAQDGRIHTSFQNTVTATGRLSSTEPNLQNIPVRTELGAELRKMFVAPKGWKLVDADYSQIELRLLAHISDDKVMQDAFRTGEDIHTVTASQVFGVPPEAVTHEMRRRAKAVNFGIVYGISDFSLSQDIGVPRYEAKEYMQRYFEKYSGVHQYMTDIVEKAKADGFVSTLMGRRRWLPELKSSNFNLRSFGERVALNMPIQGTAADLMKLAMIRVDRRLRAEGLEARLVLQVHDELIVECPDGEVERVKMLLTQEMEGVADLSVPLNADSAAGQSWAEAKE from the coding sequence ATGAAGCTCATGGTCATCGACGGCAATTCCATCATCAACCGGGCCTTTTACGGCATTCGGATGCTCAGCACCCGGGACGGCACACCCACCAACGCCGTCTACGGCTTTCTCACCATCCTGCAAAAGCTGGTGGATGAGGAGAGGCCCGACGCCCTGTGCGTCACCTTCGATCGGAGGGGCCCCACCTTCCGGCATCTGGCCTATGAGGGCTATAAGGCCCAGCGCAAGGGGATGCCCGATGAGCTGGCCGCCCAGGTGCCCATCCTGAAGGAGGTCCTGGACGCCATGAACATCCCACGCTACGAGCTGGAGGGGTGGGAGGCCGACGATCTGATCGGCACCATCTCGGTGAGGGACGCCGCGGCGGGGTGGGACACGGTGATCGTCACCGGGGACAAGGACTCCCTGCAGCTCATCACCGGCCGCACCCGGGTGAAGCTGGTGACCACCCGCATGGGACAGACCACCACCAAAGAGATGACGCCCGCCGCCTTTCAGGAGGCCTATGGCTTCGAGCCCATCCATATGATCGACCTGAAGGCGCTGATGGGGGACGCCAGCGACAATATCCCCGGGGTGAAGGGCATCGGGGAAAAGACCGCCATGGACCTGATCCAGCGCTACCACAGCGTGGAGGCCCTCTACGCCGGTCTGGAGCAGGTAGAGGCCAAGCCGGCGGTGCTGAAAAAACTGGCCGAGGGCCGGGAGCAGGCCAGGATGTCCTATGACCTGGCGGCCATCCGCTGCGACGCCCCTCTGGACTTTGCGCCGGAGGACGCGGCCCGGAAGCCGGTGAACCGCCTTGCCCTGTACGAGCTCTTTTTGAAGCTGGAGTTCTCCAAGCTCATCGACAAAATGGGCCTGTCCGCCGGACCGGCGGGGGGCGTAGAGGAACAGCTCCAGGGTGTGGGCTCCTGTGAAAGCGAGCAGGTCACGGACCGGGCGCGCATGGAGGAGCTGCTGGCGCTGTGGCGGCAGCGGGACCACGTGGCGGTGCTGGCTACGCCCACTCTGGACGCCGTCTGCGTGGAGTGGGGAGGCGAAGGAGCGGGGAAAGCCGCCCTCTTTTTCGCGGACAAGCTGGAGGGCTACAACGACTTTCTGCGGGGCGTCTTCTCTCCGGAGATCAAAAAGGTGGTCCACGACGCCAAGACGCTGATGGAGCGGCTGCTGGCCGAGGGGCTGTCCCCGGAGGGAGTTGTATTCGACACCGCCCTGGCCGCTTATCTCCTGGCCCCCACCGACGGCAGCTATGAGCTGGAGAAGCTGTCGGTGACTTATTTCAATTTCGAGGTGCCCAAGGCCAGGGACTACCTGGCCCCCGACGCCTTTGGGCCTCTGGCCGACCCGGCGATCCCCCTGGCCGCCCTTATGAGCCATACCGCCCTCATCGAGCTGCTCTATCAGACCCTCGCGCCCCGGCTGGAGGAGCTGGGGATGCGCCGGCTGTACGACGCGGTGGAGCTCCCGCTGTGCCCGGTGCTGGCCGAGATGGAGCGGGCCGGGATGCTGGTGGACCGGAAGGCCCTCGCCGCCTTCGGGGAGATGCTGGACGGACGCATCGACGCCGACGTGAAGGAAATCTACCAGCAGGCGGGGGAGGAGTTCAACATCAACTCCACCCAGCAACTGGGCCATATCCTCTTCGACAAGCTGGGCCTGTCCCCCGTGAAAAAGACCAAAACGGGCTACTCCACCAACGCCGAGGTGCTGGAGAGGCTGAAGGGGCAGCACCCCATCCTGGACGTCATTCTGGATTACCGGCAGCTTGCCAAGCTCAAGTCCACCTACGTGGACGGGCTGACCAAGGTCATTGCACAGGACGGACGCATCCACACCTCCTTCCAGAACACGGTGACCGCCACCGGGCGGCTCTCCTCCACCGAGCCCAACCTCCAGAACATCCCCGTGCGCACCGAGCTGGGGGCCGAGCTGCGCAAGATGTTTGTGGCGCCCAAGGGCTGGAAGCTGGTGGACGCAGACTACTCCCAGATCGAGCTGCGGCTGCTGGCCCACATCTCCGACGACAAGGTGATGCAGGACGCTTTCCGGACCGGGGAGGACATCCACACCGTCACCGCCTCCCAGGTGTTCGGAGTGCCCCCCGAGGCCGTCACCCACGAGATGCGCCGCCGGGCCAAGGCAGTGAACTTTGGCATCGTCTACGGCATCTCCGACTTCTCCCTCAGCCAGGACATCGGGGTGCCCCGGTACGAGGCCAAGGAGTATATGCAGCGCTATTTTGAAAAGTACAGCGGCGTCCATCAGTATATGACGGACATCGTGGAAAAGGCCAAGGCCGACGGCTTCGTCTCCACCCTGATGGGACGCCGCCGCTGGCTGCCGGAGCTCAAGTCCTCCAACTTCAACCTGCGCTCCTTTGGCGAGCGGGTGGCCCTCAACATGCCCATCCAGGGCACGGCCGCCGACCTGATGAAGCTGGCCATGATCCGGGTGGACCGGCGGCTCCGGGCGGAAGGACTGGAGGCCCGGCTGGTGCTCCAGGTCCACGATGAGCTGATCGTGGAGTGCCCGGACGGCGAGGTGGAGCGGGTCAAAATGCTGCTGACCCAGGAGATGGAGGGCGTGGCCGACCTGTCGGTGCCGCTGAACGCCGACTCCGCCGCCGGGCAGAGCTGGGCGGAGGCAAAGGAGTAG
- the cysS gene encoding cysteine--tRNA ligase, producing MKLYNSASHKKEDFVPHEPGRVSMYTCGPTVYHFAHIGNLRSYIMEDVLEKFLRYDGYDVTRVMNITDVGHLSSDADTGEDKMLKGAQREHKTVMEIARFYTEAFFDDCKKLNIKYPDVVQPATGMIDSYIKVITKLIDTGHAYLAGGNVYFDTSKLKHYYVFNDHDEENLAVGVREGVEEDANKRNKNDFVLWFTKSKFEDQALKWDSPWGVGYPGWHIECSCISMKYLGEYLDIHCGGIDNAFPHHTNEIAQSESYLGHPWCKYWMHVHHLNTADGKMSKSKGEFLTVSLLEEKGYDPLVYRLFCLQSHYRKGLTFSWENLDNARTTYDKLVARVAALKDEGAVDEAAAAPYKDAFREALGNDLNTSLGITRLYDVLKSGLNDATKRALVARFDQVLGLDLLQKAEALREKAAAQAAPAEGDGEIDALVAARTAAKKAKNFAEADAIREQLKAMGVEVTDTPQGPVWKRM from the coding sequence ATGAAACTGTATAATTCCGCCAGCCATAAAAAGGAGGACTTTGTCCCCCATGAGCCCGGCAGGGTGTCGATGTATACCTGCGGCCCCACCGTCTATCACTTCGCCCACATCGGCAATCTGCGCAGCTATATCATGGAGGATGTGCTGGAAAAATTCCTGCGTTACGACGGCTACGACGTAACGCGGGTGATGAACATCACCGACGTAGGGCACCTGTCCTCCGACGCCGACACCGGCGAGGATAAGATGCTCAAGGGGGCCCAGCGGGAGCACAAGACCGTCATGGAGATCGCCCGGTTTTATACCGAAGCCTTCTTTGACGACTGCAAAAAGCTGAACATCAAGTATCCCGACGTGGTCCAGCCCGCCACCGGCATGATCGATTCCTATATTAAGGTGATTACCAAACTGATTGACACCGGGCACGCCTATCTGGCCGGCGGCAACGTGTATTTTGACACCTCCAAGCTGAAGCACTATTATGTGTTCAACGACCATGACGAGGAGAATCTGGCCGTGGGCGTCCGGGAGGGCGTGGAGGAGGACGCCAACAAGCGCAACAAGAACGACTTCGTCCTCTGGTTCACCAAGTCCAAGTTCGAGGATCAGGCCCTCAAGTGGGACTCCCCCTGGGGCGTGGGCTATCCCGGCTGGCACATCGAGTGCTCCTGCATTTCCATGAAGTATCTGGGCGAGTATTTGGACATCCACTGCGGCGGCATCGACAACGCCTTCCCCCACCACACCAACGAGATCGCCCAGTCCGAGTCCTATCTCGGCCATCCCTGGTGCAAATACTGGATGCACGTCCACCACCTCAACACCGCCGACGGCAAGATGAGCAAGTCCAAGGGGGAATTTCTCACCGTCTCCCTGCTGGAGGAGAAGGGGTACGACCCGCTGGTCTACCGGCTGTTCTGCCTCCAGTCCCACTACCGCAAGGGACTGACCTTCTCCTGGGAAAATCTGGACAACGCCAGAACCACCTACGACAAGCTGGTGGCCCGGGTGGCTGCCCTGAAGGATGAGGGAGCGGTGGATGAAGCCGCCGCCGCGCCCTACAAGGATGCCTTCCGGGAGGCGCTCGGCAACGACCTGAACACCTCTTTGGGAATTACCCGCCTGTACGACGTGCTGAAATCCGGCCTGAACGATGCCACCAAGCGCGCCCTGGTCGCTCGCTTCGATCAGGTGCTGGGGCTGGACCTGCTGCAGAAGGCGGAGGCGCTCCGGGAGAAGGCGGCGGCTCAGGCAGCCCCCGCCGAGGGCGACGGCGAGATCGACGCCCTGGTGGCGGCCCGTACCGCCGCCAAGAAGGCCAAAAACTTTGCCGAGGCCGACGCCATTCGGGAGCAGCTCAAAGCCATGGGCGTGGAGGTCACCGACACCCCCCAGGGCCCCGTGTGGAAGCGGATGTAA
- the pgsA gene encoding CDP-diacylglycerol--glycerol-3-phosphate 3-phosphatidyltransferase, giving the protein MNTANKLTMARVVMIPIFLAVLYLVIPPYHNYIALAIFVLASVTDFIDGYVARHYDQVTDFGKFMDPLADKLLVVSAMLWFVQIGRMPAWCVLIVVAREFAVTGLRLVAVDNGRVIAAGWSGKVKTATTMVCICLMLLPIPAAANTLCVALIVATTLYSGVEYFVKNRDVLNWNK; this is encoded by the coding sequence ATGAATACAGCCAACAAGCTGACCATGGCCAGAGTGGTGATGATTCCCATCTTCCTGGCGGTGCTCTATCTGGTTATTCCGCCCTACCACAACTACATCGCCCTGGCCATCTTTGTGCTGGCCAGCGTCACCGACTTCATTGACGGATATGTGGCCCGGCATTACGACCAGGTCACCGATTTCGGCAAGTTCATGGACCCTCTGGCCGACAAACTGCTGGTGGTATCCGCCATGCTGTGGTTCGTCCAGATCGGCCGGATGCCCGCCTGGTGCGTCCTGATCGTGGTGGCGCGGGAATTTGCCGTCACTGGGCTGCGGCTGGTGGCGGTGGACAACGGCCGGGTCATCGCGGCGGGCTGGTCGGGCAAAGTCAAGACGGCCACCACCATGGTGTGTATCTGCCTGATGCTGCTGCCCATCCCGGCGGCGGCCAATACCCTGTGCGTGGCCCTCATCGTGGCTACCACCCTCTATTCCGGCGTGGAGTATTTCGTCAAGAACCGGGATGTGCTCAACTGGAACAAGTGA
- a CDS encoding regulatory protein RecX, with the protein MRISKIAPSRHKDGRWLIWLEDGSLLRVGEAEMLDFSLHAGLELDDAAADRLLAAARKGRLREKALALLTARPMSRRELIDRLTACPRDREKPPLADEAQAAETADWLERLGLLNDAEYARTVVRHYSAKGYGPYKIRDELYRRGVARELWEDALAETADPCAAIDAFLRQKLKGAPTDRRELKKASDALARRGYHWSDISEGLRRWGADIEE; encoded by the coding sequence ATGCGGATCAGTAAAATTGCCCCCTCCAGACACAAGGATGGCCGCTGGCTGATCTGGCTGGAGGATGGCTCTCTGCTGCGGGTGGGGGAGGCTGAGATGCTGGACTTTTCCCTCCACGCCGGCCTGGAGCTGGACGATGCCGCTGCCGACCGGCTGCTGGCGGCGGCGCGGAAGGGCCGGCTCCGGGAAAAGGCCCTGGCCCTGCTCACCGCCCGGCCCATGTCCCGCAGGGAGCTCATCGACCGGCTCACCGCTTGCCCCCGAGACCGGGAGAAGCCGCCCCTGGCCGACGAGGCCCAGGCGGCGGAGACCGCCGACTGGCTGGAGCGGCTGGGACTGCTGAACGACGCTGAATACGCCCGGACGGTGGTGCGGCACTACTCCGCCAAGGGCTACGGCCCCTACAAGATCCGGGATGAGCTCTATCGCCGGGGGGTGGCGCGGGAGCTCTGGGAGGACGCTCTGGCCGAGACCGCCGATCCGTGTGCGGCCATCGACGCCTTCCTGCGCCAGAAGCTCAAGGGCGCCCCGACCGACCGCCGGGAGCTGAAGAAGGCTTCCGACGCCTTGGCCCGCAGGGGCTACCATTGGTCGGACATCAGCGAGGGGCTCCGCCGCTGGGGTGCGGATATCGAGGAATAA
- a CDS encoding M20 family metallopeptidase yields MDLLLRAQALFPVLKALKDDLHRHPELSGREVRTTALLKQKLSALPVELVDLGVPTGTAALLRGGRPGPLVALRADIDAIVQDTPERGAVVSEHPGVMHACGHDFHTAGLYGAAVLLSELQDTLPGGVIFLFQPSEETTGGARLLLDHGLWARFPEKPRWIFGVHNRPQLPAGTIAVTPGPLMAEKSNFTITLHGRTGHGGSPHRCVDVIVPAAAIVQGIQSVVSRNTDPTDCLVCAVCSIHAGTPENFAPDLLTMTGSIRVFRHDTRLRAEQRVEALARDIGAAYGCTVDFETEEVAPLVCNGPEMTALARRAAEALVGPEHVVIAAPEMSSEDFAEYGKEVPSFFYWLGSGFPDRENAGWHSDQFRTNDSALPLDAALLARSALTALRYEG; encoded by the coding sequence ATGGATCTGCTGCTGCGGGCCCAGGCCCTTTTTCCAGTCCTCAAGGCCCTCAAGGACGACCTGCACCGCCATCCGGAGCTCAGCGGCCGGGAGGTGCGCACCACCGCGCTTTTGAAGCAAAAGCTCTCCGCCCTGCCTGTGGAATTGGTGGACCTGGGCGTGCCCACCGGCACGGCGGCCCTGCTGCGGGGCGGCAGGCCCGGCCCGCTGGTGGCCCTCCGGGCCGACATCGACGCCATCGTCCAGGACACGCCGGAACGGGGTGCAGTGGTGTCGGAGCACCCCGGCGTCATGCACGCCTGCGGCCACGACTTCCACACCGCCGGGCTCTACGGGGCGGCGGTACTGCTGTCCGAGCTGCAGGACACGCTGCCCGGCGGCGTCATCTTCCTCTTCCAGCCCTCGGAGGAGACCACCGGCGGAGCCCGGCTCCTGCTGGACCACGGCCTCTGGGCCCGCTTTCCGGAAAAGCCCCGGTGGATCTTTGGGGTCCATAACCGTCCCCAGCTCCCTGCCGGGACCATCGCCGTCACCCCCGGTCCCCTCATGGCGGAAAAGTCCAATTTCACCATTACCCTCCATGGCCGTACCGGCCACGGGGGCTCTCCCCATCGGTGCGTGGACGTCATCGTCCCCGCCGCCGCCATTGTCCAGGGCATCCAGTCGGTGGTCAGCCGCAACACCGACCCCACCGACTGCCTGGTGTGCGCCGTGTGCTCCATCCACGCCGGCACGCCGGAGAACTTTGCCCCCGACCTTTTGACCATGACGGGGAGCATCCGGGTGTTTCGCCACGATACACGCCTCCGGGCGGAGCAGCGGGTGGAGGCCCTGGCCCGGGACATCGGGGCGGCCTACGGCTGCACCGTGGACTTTGAGACCGAGGAGGTGGCCCCGCTGGTCTGCAACGGACCGGAAATGACCGCGCTGGCCCGCCGGGCGGCGGAGGCCCTGGTGGGGCCGGAGCATGTGGTGATAGCTGCGCCGGAAATGAGCTCGGAGGACTTTGCCGAGTACGGCAAGGAGGTCCCCTCCTTTTTCTACTGGCTGGGTTCCGGCTTCCCGGACCGGGAAAACGCCGGGTGGCACAGCGACCAATTCCGCACGAATGACTCCGCCCTCCCCCTGGACGCCGCCCTGCTGGCCCGCTCCGCCCTGACGGCTCTCAGGTATGAAGGGTGA
- the rimO gene encoding 30S ribosomal protein S12 methylthiotransferase RimO, translated as MKIAFISLGCDKNRVNTEQMMALCQAAGHEVTGEPDGADVAVVNTCGFIDSAKEEAIATILEVAPLKETGRLKKLLVAGCLSQRYQDEVLTELPEVDGILGTGSYTDIVSAAEAAMAGETPKLFGDIDRTVEDGARLVSTPSYTAFLKIAEGCNNRCAFCVIPSLRGRYRSRPMESLLAEAGQLAGAGVKELILVAQDITRYGTDLYGRHALPELLRELCRLDFHWIRLHYFYPDEVTDELIEVVASERKIVKYLDIPLQHCNDGILKAMNRRGTKAQIEALLSKLRARIPGLVIRTSIICGLPGEGEAEFEELCGFLRENALERAGVFAFSPEEGSPAADMPDQVPEDVKRHRVERLVDLQSGVMDAWNEARLGTVMEVLCEGFDPDMGCWAGRTYADSVDVDGHVYFTAGGMVPAGSFVNVRITGTADGDLTGEIEE; from the coding sequence TTGAAGATTGCATTTATCTCTCTGGGCTGTGATAAGAATCGGGTGAACACCGAGCAGATGATGGCCCTGTGCCAGGCGGCGGGCCACGAGGTCACCGGCGAGCCCGACGGGGCTGACGTGGCGGTCGTCAACACCTGCGGCTTCATCGACTCCGCCAAGGAGGAGGCCATCGCCACCATTCTGGAGGTGGCTCCGCTCAAAGAGACGGGGCGGCTGAAGAAGCTGCTGGTGGCGGGCTGCCTGTCCCAGCGGTATCAGGACGAGGTCTTGACCGAGCTGCCCGAGGTGGACGGCATCCTGGGCACCGGCAGCTATACCGACATTGTCTCTGCGGCCGAGGCGGCCATGGCGGGGGAGACCCCCAAGCTCTTTGGGGACATCGACCGGACGGTGGAGGATGGGGCCCGGCTGGTCTCCACGCCCTCCTATACCGCCTTCCTGAAGATTGCGGAGGGCTGCAACAATCGCTGTGCCTTCTGTGTCATCCCGTCCCTGCGGGGCCGTTACCGCAGCCGACCCATGGAGTCCCTGCTGGCGGAGGCGGGGCAACTGGCCGGCGCCGGGGTCAAGGAGCTCATCCTGGTGGCCCAGGATATCACCCGCTACGGCACCGACCTGTACGGCCGCCATGCCCTGCCCGAACTGCTGCGGGAGCTGTGCAGGCTGGACTTCCACTGGATTCGGCTGCACTATTTTTACCCGGACGAGGTCACCGACGAGCTCATCGAGGTGGTGGCCTCGGAGCGCAAGATCGTCAAGTATCTGGATATCCCGCTCCAGCACTGCAACGATGGCATCCTGAAGGCCATGAACCGCCGGGGCACCAAGGCGCAGATCGAAGCGTTGCTGAGCAAGCTCCGGGCGCGGATTCCCGGCCTGGTCATCCGCACCTCCATCATCTGCGGCCTGCCCGGCGAGGGAGAGGCGGAGTTTGAGGAACTGTGCGGCTTCCTGCGGGAAAACGCCCTGGAGCGGGCCGGCGTGTTCGCCTTCTCTCCGGAGGAGGGCTCACCTGCTGCTGATATGCCGGACCAGGTGCCAGAGGACGTGAAGCGCCACCGCGTGGAGCGGCTGGTGGATCTCCAGTCCGGCGTCATGGACGCCTGGAACGAGGCACGGCTGGGCACGGTGATGGAGGTCCTCTGCGAGGGCTTCGACCCGGATATGGGCTGCTGGGCGGGCCGGACCTATGCCGACTCGGTGGACGTGGACGGCCATGTCTACTTTACTGCCGGAGGCATGGTGCCCGCCGGGAGCTTTGTCAATGTGCGTATTACCGGCACCGCCGACGGCGATCTGACCGGAGAAATCGAGGAGTAA
- the epsC gene encoding serine O-acetyltransferase EpsC, whose translation MFKRLSELLGAYQRRDPAARSKLEIFLLYPGVHAVLFHRVSHWFYRHRLFFLARLNSQLARHLTGIEIHPGAHIGRRLVIDHGMGIVIGETAEVGDDCLIYHGVTLGGTGKDQGKRHPTIENNVMIACGAKVLGPFTVGEGARIAANAVVLSEVPPEATAVGVPARVVRVAGEKVDYATQVDQIHVTDPVQKELQAISSRLEWLEKMLDDSAKEKNL comes from the coding sequence ATGTTCAAACGTCTATCCGAGCTGCTGGGCGCCTATCAGCGGCGGGACCCGGCCGCCCGCTCCAAGCTGGAGATCTTTCTGCTGTACCCCGGCGTCCACGCCGTCCTCTTCCACCGGGTATCCCATTGGTTCTACCGGCATAGGCTGTTCTTCCTGGCCCGGCTGAACTCCCAGCTTGCCCGGCATCTCACCGGCATCGAGATCCACCCCGGCGCACACATCGGGCGGCGGCTGGTCATCGACCACGGGATGGGCATCGTCATCGGCGAGACCGCCGAGGTAGGGGACGACTGCCTGATCTACCACGGGGTCACCCTGGGGGGTACCGGCAAGGACCAGGGCAAGCGCCACCCCACCATTGAAAACAACGTCATGATCGCCTGCGGTGCCAAGGTGCTGGGGCCCTTCACGGTGGGGGAGGGGGCCCGGATCGCCGCCAATGCCGTGGTCCTCAGCGAGGTGCCGCCGGAGGCTACCGCGGTGGGCGTGCCCGCCCGGGTGGTCCGGGTGGCGGGCGAAAAGGTGGATTATGCCACCCAGGTGGACCAGATCCACGTCACCGACCCCGTACAAAAAGAGCTCCAGGCCATCAGCTCCCGGCTGGAATGGCTGGAAAAAATGCTGGATGACAGCGCAAAGGAGAAAAATCTATGA